Proteins encoded in a region of the Kwoniella botswanensis chromosome 2, complete sequence genome:
- a CDS encoding transketolase — protein MSGFTQNDQVAINTIRALAADVVGKANSGHPGAPMGMAPVAHVLFSRFMRFNSKNPKWINRDRFVLSNGHACALQYILLHLAGYKVSMDDLKSFRQIDSITPGHPEVGVTDGIEVTTGPLGQGISNAVGLAIAQAHMGAVFNKDNFSLIDNYTYVFTGDGCLQEGVASEACSLAGHLKLGNLIAIYDDNKITIDGDTAVSFTEDVEARFKSYGWEVLHVEKGDDDVAAIEAALKEAQKTKDQPTIINLKTTIGFGSLKQGGHDVHGAPLKKDDITQLKKKFGFNPEETFAVPQETYDIYNAAAEKGAKAEADWNALFKQYSEKYPKEASELTRRVEGRLPEGWEKALPTYTTSDAAVGSRKLSETTISKLAEVLPELVGGSADLTGSNLTRWKNAEDFQHPSTGLGSYAGRYFRFGVREHGMAAICNGIAAYGGLIPFGATFLNFVSYAAGAVRLSALSHLRVLQVATHDSIGLGEDGPTHQPVETAAWLRAVPNLAFWRPADGNETSASYLVSILSQHTPSVLAFSRQNLPQLANSSIEKAAKGGYVLEEVENADVTLVSTGSEVPLCLEAVGQLKSKGIKARLVSLPCFEVFETQSREYKLSVLPSGAPILSVEAYSTFGWGQYSHDHFGLKAWGASGPYDQVYKKFDLTPEGIAKRAEKVVAFYKKRGQPVFSPLISALDDISDE, from the exons ATGTCTGGATTCACTCAAAACGACCAAGTTgctatcaa CACCATCCGAGCCCTCGCTGCTGATGTAGTTGGCAAG GCCAACTCCGGTCACCCTGGTGCTCCTATG GGTATGGCTCCTGTTGCCCACGTTCTTTTCAGTCGATTCATGAGATTCAACTCCAAGAACCCCAAGTGGATTAACAGAGATCGATTCGTTCTCTCCAACGGACACGC TTGTGCCCTCCAGTAtattctcctccaccttgcTGGATACAAGGTATCTATGGACGACCTCAAATCGTTCAGACAAATCGACTCTATCACCCCTGGTCACCCTGAAGTAGGTGTCACTGATGGTATCGAAGTCACCACTGGTCCTcttggtcaag GTATCTCCAACGCCGTTGGTCTCGCCATCGCCCAAGCCCACATGGGTGCCGTCTTCAACAAAGACAACTTCTCCCTCATTGACAACTACACCTACG TGTTCACCGGTGATGGATGTCTCCAGGAAGGTGTCGCCTCAGAAGCTTGTTCCCTTGCTGGTCACTTGAAATTGGGTAACTTGATTGCCATCTACGATGACAACA AGATCACCATTGATGGTGACACCGCTGTGTCTTTCactgaggatgttgaggcTAGGTTCAAATCTTACGGATGGGAAGTTCTCCACGTAGAAAAGGGTGACGA CGATGTTGCCGCTATCGAAGCTGCTCTCAAGGAAGCTCAAAAGACCAAAGACcaacccaccatcatcaacctcaagaCCACCATCGGTTTCGGTTCCCTCAAACAAGGTGGCCACGATGTCCACGGTGCTCCCctcaagaaggatgatatcactcaactcaagaagaagttcGGCTTCAACCCTGAGGAAACCTTCGCTGTCCCTCAAGAAACTTACGACATCTACAATGCCGCTGCTGAGAAGGGTGCCAAGGCTGAGGCTGACTGGAACGCTCTCTTCAAGCAATACTCCGAGAAGTACCCCAAGGAAGCTTCAGAACTCACTCGACGAGTTGAAGGTCGACTTCCCGAAGGTTGGGAGAAAGCTCTccccacctacaccacctcTGACGCCGCTGTCGGTTCTCGAAAACTTTCCGAGACCACCATCAGCAAGCTCGCTGAGGTCCTTCCTGAACTCGTTGGTGGTTCAGCTGATTTGACCGGTTCCAACTTGACCCGATGGAAGAACGCCGAGGATTTCCAACACCCTTCCACTGGTCTCGGTTCATACGCCGGTCGATACTTCCGATTCGGTGTTCGAGAACACGGTATGGCCGCCATCTGTAACGGTATCGCCGCTTACGGTGGTCTTATCCCTTTCGGAGCTACTTTCCTCAACTTCGTTTCTTACGCCGCCGGTGCTGTCAGACTTTCCGCTCTTTCTCACCTCCGAGTGCTCCAAGTTGCCACTCACGATTCCATCGGTCTCGGTGAAGATGGACCAACCCACCAACCTGTCGAGACTGCTGCTTGGTTGCGAGCTGTTCCCAACCTTGCTTTCTGGAGACCAGCTGACGGTAACGAAACCTCGGCTTCCTACCTCGTTTCTATCCTTTCTCAACACACTCCTTCCGTCCTTGCCTTCTCCAGACAAAACTTGCCTCAACTTGCCAACTCCTCCATCGAGAAGGCCGCCAAGGGTGGTTACGTCTTGGAGGAAGTTGAGAATGCCGATGTCACCTTGGTTTCCACCGGTTCAGAAGTCCCATTATGTCTTGAAGCTGTAGGACAATTGAAATCAAAGGGTATCAAAGCTCGATTGGTCTCTTTACCATGTTTCGAAGTTTTCGAGACTCAATCTAGGGAATACAAGTTGTCCGTCTTACCTTCAGGTGCCCCTATCCTCTCTGTAGAGGCTTACTCCACCTTCGGTTGGGGTCAATACTCTCACGACCACTTCGGTCTCAAAGCTTGGGGTGCTTCAGGTCCATACGACCAAGTTtacaagaag TTCGACTTGACCCCAGAAGGTATTGCCAAGAGAGCCGAAAAAGTCGTCGCCTTCTACAAGAAGCGTGGTCAACCCGTGTTCTCACCTTTGATCTCTGCTTTGGACGATATCTCTGATGAGTAG
- a CDS encoding calcineurin subunit B produces the protein MGAAESSMFNSLEKNSNFSGPELMRLKKRFMKLDKDGSGSIDKDEFLQIPQIANNPLAHRMIAIFDEDGSGTVDFQEFVGGLSAFSSKGGRDEKLRFAFKVYDMDRDGYISNGELYLVLKQMVGNNLKDQQLQQIVDKTIMEADKDGDGKLSFEEFTNMVASTDIVKQMTLEDLF, from the exons ATGGGTGCAGCTGAATCATCAATGTTCAACTCTTTGGAGAAAAATTCCAATT TCTCCGGTCCAGAGCTCATGAGGTTGAAAAAACGATTCATGAAACTAGACAAAGACGGATCAGGTTCAATCGACAAGGACGAATTCCTGCAGATCCCCCAAATAGCAAATAACCCTTTAGCACATAGGATGATCGCTATCTttgatgaaga TGGAAGTGGTACAGTCGATTTCCAAGAGTTTGTAGGTGGTTTGAGCGCGTTCAGTTCAAaaggtggaagggatgagaaaTTGCGTT TCGCTTTCAAGGTGTACGACATGGACCGAGATGGATACATCTCAAATGGTGAATTGTATTTGGTCTTGAAGCAGATGGTGGGGAATAACTTGAAG GATCAACAATTGCAACAAATCGTAGATAAGACAATCATGGAAGCGGATAAAGATGG TGACGGCAAATTGTCTTTCGAGGAATTCACCAATATGGTAGCCAGTACGGATATCGTCAA GCAAATGACACTCGAAGACCTATTCTAG